AAGAGGGGGGAAAATGGGATTTTGAATTCAAACTTTTGTTAATTCTCTCATTTATGTCGCCAGGAGTTCTTCTTTGCTTTGATACAAGTAACTTTAGAATAGTTTGAGTTAACAAAGGTTAGTAATCTCTTTTTCAGAATGAGTTCGCTTATGTTGCAAAATTGTCTGGGGGAAAGGGTTAGTTGGAGTCATTGGCGTTGTCTCTTTTTCTGCAAATAGTTTTGAGTTTAAAATTGCAAATCAATGATGGGAATGAGTCATTTGTTCTAATTCTGTGGGATTCTTatcctctccttctcccccCTTGCCACCTTCTCTGTTGTATATTTTGTTCATTGTATATGTTTGTTATAACGTCCAGGCATGTATAAAAACCAGCTGCAAGAATTAGCTCAAAGAAGCTGTTTCAACCTGCCATCTTATGCTTGTATTCGTGAAGGACCTGATCATGCACCTCGTTTCAAAGCTACTGTTAACTTCAATGGAGAGAACTTTGAAAGTCCAACCTTCTGCACCACCCTGAGACAAGCAGAGCATTCTGCAGCTGAGGTAGCACTCAACACGCTGTCAAAGAGGGGTCCCTCTAGATTTCTAGCTGCAAGAGTGTTGGTAGGTGTATGACTCATGCACTTTCTTTTCATCTTCTGTCATTTTATTGACATTTTGTTTCTGGTTGCATCTGCTGCTGCTTAAATTTAACTTTCTGTTCCCTTGTGATATTTTATTGCCTTCTTTGTTATTGTGCTTTCCACACATTTACTATTATTCAAAGATCAGCACGGATTAAGGGATGAAACACAGTATAGAATTTAATTCTTGCACCGATAATGTTAGCTATGGTACGTACTAGGTACCCTTGAGTCCTTGGCTATTAGCTTATAGTGGAAACATATGCGACCTTTTGGTTCTGCTGCACATTCCAGATCTGCTAGTGAGACTTCAGATTTAAGAACCCAGTATAGGGCGAGGAGAGTGTCTCTCCAACCTGATAACTTTCATTTGGAGGAACAGAATCAGGGGCCAATATAAGCCCTCAACCAAGAATAATTATTGATTAATTGATAGGAAATAATCAGTTAGTGAAGTTTATAAAGTTAATGGATGTTTACGGTGTTTTCCATATGATATAATGTTGTTGGAGAACTTCTTAATGTAGGACAGGATTGAAGATTTCAATCAGTCCCAAAACAGGATCTGAAATCAGGGAATAGGACTGGGATTATTGAATAGGTTAAGGAGCacgtttagggttagggttaggtggTGGAATAGGTCTGAAATATTAGGGGCGATTGAAAGGGTTAAACAAAACCAAATCAGCAGCAGGTTTCCCCTTTGCCGATTTCAAAATTAGGACAGAAAACTGGGGTTTTGAGGGTTTTGAGAGAAATTCAATGGCAGCCAATTTGCTGGGCAGATGAGGCTGAAACAGGGATTGAATGGAGGTctaagagggggggagggggaaggtatgctcaaaagtttgaagaaaagtaATCGCTAGATAGGGTATATTGTCcatactttaggcccataaaagggGACTATGACATTGAAAACTcctgggatcaaaggcccaacatgtatgcaATCCAACCCTAGACTAATTCCTAAGAATACAAACCCTGTTTggtgatgaacctgcatcactttttttttccccactcAATATAAACTTGTAGCTGAACTACTCTCAGACAAATGCATTTTGTATCTTTATTCAACATTGTGATTTTCAATGTGGctctgattaaaaaaaatattcttagAGACATTCTAATACGTTCTAAACAGTGGTTAGTTGAATCTTTCATGTCTAGCTGGTGCATTGTAGTAACCTAGGATGCAAAAACACAAAACAGGCAGGAATTTAAGGGACTGAAAGGGTGAGGTCTATCTGTACCCTCTGGAAGAAACTCATATCAGTATCAAAGAAGCATTTATAGCAGATAtgttaaaattaaattattactTTTGAAATGGCAATAAATATTGAGGATTGCGGGTCAATCTGTTAATGCAATAGAGAGGTGGTAATCCATAGTAGAATAACAAAATGATAtagtaaataaagaaaaattgaCTTTATTTAAAGACTAATTGATTTGTAACTGAGCAGTTAGTCCTCGCCATCCTTATTTGATCATCTCCAGATATCTGTTTTCATGCACGATAGGGTATTTGCCATTATGCTCTTAGATTGTTTCACGCATTCATCTTCTGTGGTTTCATTGTCCATGTGTATTGTTACTTCTGTGTTAGTGTTGGAATGATGTGGAATGAAACTTGAAAATTTTACTAGCGTGACTACTAAGTGATAGCAGTGAATAGTTTGAATAAGTTCCCATCCCTTACATAGCTCTGTTTGAAAGTCATGTAACACAAAAgatttcaagtaaaattttaacCTTTTGTATTGGTTTTACCTGCACATTTTCTTTCTACTTGACTTTTTACTTGGAAAGGAATGGAGCTGTCGGGGAAAAGAATTTCTTATAGCTGATGAAAAATAAGATGGGTCCTATGGGATGCAGGCTTGTGCACCTATATCTGTGTCcgtactcccccccccccttcatgGGGAAACTGACCTCCTTTGAGCTTGTAACTGTTTTAAACATTGGTAGAGATAGCCTGCAAAATTATATTGTGGCATTTGGAATAAAAGTGAGGCGGAACAACTGCCTATGCTTGCTAAAACACTAGAGGGAGCATTTGCTCAACTAGCTTCCTTGATTTTGACAACTATAAGTAGATATTGTACTTTCCTGGCCCCCTGGCTGTACTTTAGGAATTTGCTAGCAACTTTCATCTGACACTTATTTCCTATCCAGTTTGTCAATTTCAAATTCTTTCCATACTTTTGGAAGTGAACCAAGCATGATCCAGAACTTCTGTGCATGccttaatttttcattttatgaaATTTCTCTCCACTTACCCTCCTAGAGTTGGTACATATTTTGTGTGTCACTGTGCTATTGACTTGTTTTCATTTGGTTAAGTAGGATCTTCCACCTCCTCTGAAGAGGAGGACAATAAGACTTAGATACCAGGCCTTTCAAAGCAGCAAAAGTGCCTTATTTGATTGTGGTATTAGTAAGTCTTTAGGAGATGTAACGGATTCTATCTAGTAAAGATGGAGACACTTTGGGTGAAAACCTAGTGGTATTCCTTTTGCCACATGTTGGTAAATATGAGCATCTGATCATTCAGGGATGACTTAAAGAATCTTTGGGGAAGTGGGAAAAATATGTAAATGTGAATTATCTGTATGTCATTATCTGTTGTTTTCTGTGTGACTGATATGCACTAATGGTCAGGTTTTAGTTCCATCTAGATGATTATCCTTATTGTAACAAGAGTAGTTTTAAACTTATAATGCTTGAGTTTATTAAAAGATCATAGCTGCACTCTGAAAGCACCTTATGTAGCCCCACTTGAGACATTGTTACATTGTAGTCAATGAGAGTCTTCTTTTCAGTTAATACTCATTAGAATTGATTATTGCCTTGCCTCTGTTTGATAATAGTGGACTCAAATAATATTCAAAACTAAGAAATATTCTGTGAACATTATTGTTGTACATATatcttttgggtttattttttagCTTAAATTTCAGACTTCCCTCTGGGTATGTAACTGATAATTCATGCTCTTTCCTTTGGTATATCTCTACTGCACAGGATGAAACTGGAGTTTACAAGAATCTCCTTCAAGAGACTTCCCACAGAGCTGGGTTAAACCTTCCTGTTTATACAACCGTTCGATCTGGGCCAGGTCATGTTCCTGTATTCTCATGTACTGTTGAACTTGCTGGAATGAGCTTTACAGGAGAAACAGCTAAGACCAAGAAGCAAGCACAGAAAAATGCTGCTATGGCTGCTTGGTCTGCCTTGAAGCAAAGTACGTgtcattctttttcctttgctCTTATCTTGTGTGTCCTACTCCAGTGTGAGGAATTTATTAGATCCAAGCATGCAAATACAATTATGGCATGTATGCCTTCTCTTTGGTTGTTGATTTTCCTTTCTCATTGGTTCTCATGCAGTGTCCTACCAAggctcttcttcctctgcttggTTGGAGTCTGAAGGGAATGAGGAACAGGAACAGGTTGTTGTGGCTCGCACCCTTGCTAGCTTGTGTCCAGCAGAGGCAAACAGATCAACTCAAAATGACCGGCAACGTGGGCGCCGGAGAACAGCTCCTTTTCGTAGGCTCACAAGGCCGGCTAGCACAAATGTAGCATTGTACTCAACGCAGTATCAGAATTGGAATTATTCTAAACCTGAATTTGCAATGTACCAAATGTGGCCGCAAGAACAGGCTTCCCAGCAGCAGACCCGCCTGTTGACTGTTCCAGTAGCACCAATTTCTCCACCTGGTCCTCGGATTGTTCCATTTATTCAATCTATACTCCAGCCGGAACACGGGCAGTATGTTCCTGTAAGGGATCAAGAACCTATCCACCCTGTGCCAGGAGCTACAATGTCTAACTCAGGGCCGTCTTTATTCTTTTCGAACCCTTTGATGCCAGTTGCTGTTGGGAGTAGGTCCCAGGTAACAAAACAGGAGATTCAGGTAGACAGAACACAAATGGGTGAGGAATGGCTTCATGGTGATGCAGATGGTGATGGCCGGAAAATGAATATACAGTCAAATGTCTCTGGATTTTTTCCATTTGAAGCTCCAAATGCTCCTGTTTCTGGTGACAGCCGAGCAGAAGCATTGCTCCAGGAGACAAAACAGGAGGTGGATAAACAAAAGAATGTTGATTCAGATCCCAGCATCGTGCACACTGTACAACTGGAAGGGGGCCAGAGTGGACATTTTGAATGGACCGCTCAGGGATACACAGATGCTGGATATGGACTCAGAGCTACAAACCCCGGCCAAGCTGAGTTCCATTTGCGTCAGTTGCAAGGTCTTGATTTATCTCAGTCTAGTCCTAGGCCACATCATCCCCCTCAAGTTTCTCCAATGATGGTCCGAGGTTTTAGAGTACCTTCGACTGAAGCTCCTGTGACGGTTAAAACTGTTGGGCCTGCATCATCAGTGAACCCCTCGAGTGCTCAGGTGCCTGCTCGAATAGGGTTCAGGACTGCGGTTCCTGCATGTTCGCCTAGACCTTGGCGAGGAGGGATGATGACTGGAAGAATGCCTTCTAATATGATGGCTCCGGCAGTTCAAATCAGATCAGTTGTCCCAGTCTGTGCAGCACCACCAGCAAAGAAAATCCCAGAAGCTGGCAAGGATGGATTCTTATCAATTGCTGGTGAGGGGACTACCGAGCTAGAAGATGTGAAGGTAGCGAGTTTGGAGCTGGGAAAGCTTCGAATATGAGCGGcatatataattttttgaagTTAATTGTATCTGTCAGATGCTTCCTGATGATCCCATATTTataggactaagtttccctccacccatagaagacagttcacccaccatcttagggtttttgtatgttccaaaataccctttcatGCCCTCTCTCACCCCgtggtgaatgagatcccattcattgtgggtggagggaaacttggtcctttATAGAATgcatcttttttctctctcaaacTTTGTTTTCGTATTAGAAATTGGTACTTCAAATTTGTCAATAGAGCACTAAGCCTGGATCTATTCTGGATTGACTGCAACTGGATCCTCTCCAGTCGCTTGAAAGTACTGGTTGATCCCACAGTCCCTCTTTTTGTTTCACCAGTACTTTCAAGTGACTTGAGAGAATCCATGGCCAGACTGACCAATCCCTGCCGGTGATAACCCTTAATCGTGTGACAGTTTTACATTGGGCCCTTAAATTAATAGTATCCAACATTTTACATTCTTCAAAGTTGTAGGTAGAGGTAAATGCCATGAATGGTGATGCAGAGTCTCTCCatcttctaacaaaattgaaACCCCCATTTTTCTGAATTTTGTGGAGATCTGTAACATAAAAGTTATATAAAAATTTGGAGAAAGTTTAAGTTCCTCAGCTTCTCATGAATCCACATAGattcttctaacaaaattgaaACCTCACCTGAAACTAGTGATTAGTTTTGACTCTTACCTTGATCAAAGTGAAATGGAGGTGCAAGCTTGTTCTCCTACAAGTTAGCTACTAGAGATGATGCTACTATATATCCATGAATGATATATAATTAGGTGGAGAGTCTGAAGACTGGAGATAGCTCCTCAAGTATATGAAGACACCAGGGTCAGGATAAACAAATGTGGGATTAAACTCTCTACATCCCAAGGTGCAAGATAGGATGGAATTTAATAGTCAAATATGAAATGAATTTGGATTAGTGATATACTCATGGGGTAAAAGATTACAGAAGTagttttttttcagttttgaaaattttatttccattCTCATTAATATTCTATGCAACCAAATGATGCCAATGagaccatggttttaaaaatggtATCAGATCAAATACCTACCCAATCTTGTATCGATGGAACAGCTCCAACTGCTGATAAATctatcaaaaaatattttttgatcaaaattgatCCGATTCGACCTGATATGGCCGATCCATATTGGTTGAGAATGATACTGATCATGATACCggtttttaaaaccatgaatgGGTCGGTTCATTTCTGAGTTAAAAGTAAGGATGTAATGGATCGAATTCAATCGGATAATGGCATTGTCATGTTCGTATCCAATTATATTTGGCCAGATTCGATAATATCCAATTAGTtttcggacgaattcggatagtttttggatagtgatttttttaatacagacctgctaaatggatatgaatgcAGATTGAATACAAATTTTCAACTATCCGTTGATATTTTTATAGTTTTGTTGATGGGGGTTAGGATTGAGACTTGAGAATTCAAAAACTACTCTTTCGTCTAGTCTTCTTAGTCTctgattttcttacgttttttacattttgattttattttatatttattttaatagatatgtgattccatgtatcacagtgcataaaacaatatatatatatatatatatataaccaatagaaaatctagaaaaataacaaaacaaactcCAATAAAGTAACATTATCTTATGTTCTACTTGTgtatctgttttttttctttttgttccaaGGGTTATCAATGTAATTGCAGATGCCCTGGCAAGGAAGGCCCTGTCTATCATGTATATGACAGATTGGCCAATTACTACTTCGTGGCTTGATGATCTTTGTTTATCTGAAGCCACTGGTTGTACACATGATTCTCATCAATAAATCTTCATcgttctaaaaaaaaaaacaatcgaATAGAcaaacataaaaatatatttcagatattttattaccatcaGATCGCTAAACGAATCGAATAATAATCCATTATTAAATAGGAAATTATCGTATTTGTATCCGATCAATTTTTGAACAGAATTGAATTCACGTTAAAAACGCGGATCGAATAaggatttttttaatattcgTTGACCTATTTAGTTAAATGGTAGTTAAACTAGTTATAAAGGGCGGAAAAATATATTCAGGGgtatttatgtaaaataaacGAATTGTAAAGAAAGCCATTAGATGCTTTTTCTATCCATAGGATTGGTCAGTCAGCTCCTCCTCTTTTACATTTTCTTTACGATGACGTGGCAATTGGGCATGAGAAGCTTGCTTGCGTCTGCTCCTCTACATATCTATCGAGTTCTctaagaaaataagaaagaaagaaggaaagaaggaaagaaagaaagaaagaactcACAGAACAGCCAAGACAGGAaacagagatgaagaagaagaacaagtaaAGAAGACAAAGAGGAATCAAGAGAAGCTTAAGAAGATGAACCAGTTGGTGTGGACAGTGAGTTCGTTACCTGAAGATATTGCCTTCAAGATTGCATCTCTTCTTCAggtccctttctttctctcttcaccTCTCCAATCGTTGCCTTTGACTTGTGAAggtcttgttttttttctttcttcttctttaatcattagtgttttcttttcttttctttggttttttttttttggggaagaaaGGTCTCTGATCTGTGCTCGTTGGGTAGTTGTTCTCGATTCTGGCGGGAATTTTGCGCTTCGGATTCCATATGGATCTTTCTGTTCAGAGAGAGATGGCCTTCCATGGTTTTCTCGAAAGCCCATTTTTTAAACGTCGACGATCGAAGCTCTGACGGAGCTGGGGAACAATTCTCATCCACCAAGGTTGTCTCTTGTCAATTTCAATTCCCAATGCCCTTTCTTTCGTTTTTGTGTAAATTTGGATAAACAGTTTcgataaaaatcaaaataagtaGAATGGAGGACAATAATTAACAGAAGGAGAGTATCAAACCGAGTTTTTCATATTAAGGATTAAGGGGTAGAGAGGGagagttagaagaagaagaagaattttacTGGTTCTTCATAGCCAGATGCAAAGATGGATTTTCATGTAGAAGATGAGATTTGTATTTTACTGATAAATGAATCAAATTGACCCTTCAAATGTATGCTGCACCTGCCAGTAATCTTTTATATAGTTCAGAGTTCTCGAATGATTTGTCTAATCTTAACTTATATGCTTTCCCTTTTTATTGTAGGGATGGAGGACCTTCTACATCAACCGACACATTGAGATGGCGAATAGAGCTGCCATTATAGCTAAGTTTGTCAAACAATGCTCACCATCTGAGTCACTTGAGGCTGGAGATTATCTTAAAGCAATTGAAGATCTCTGTTCAATTGAGATGGGATTCATGGACGTCCAGATGTTTCTATTTGCTTCAAAACACAATGTGTTGCTTAATCTGATCGGTTTACACTATTCCATATTTTTTCTTGGAGTTCCGGTAACTCTCACTCTCTTGGCCCTTACTGTTTATAACTGGAAGTTGATTTTAGTATCTTCAACATAAATTTGATGATTATGGATTTATACATTTCTCAGTCTGCCTTCTAGTCTCTTTACATGGGATCAGCATCAGCAGAGTCCCCTTTTACATCTCTGATCTTTAGGACCATCACTTTAGAGCACTAGATTGTTAGACCTACAAAGATTTTCAACTGTTTTTAATCAGTGGGGCATCCATGATGGTTTTGGGGCTTTACATTTTAACTTGTTTGGGGTGTAATAAGTGAGATTTCTTCATCTTAAGAATCTTCCATAGCACCCAATCAATAGATCTTATGCCTTACATGTTTTATTAGGCATTAGGGAAACAGATAATTGAAAAGGAGGGTAAAATTGATAATAATATAATTCTAAttaaatcatagttgtcacagcatcTTGGCGATACCAACAAGGAGACCAAGGCGCCTGGGGTATGCCTTGACAAATATGAATTAAATGTAATTCATGGTATTTTCAAAACCAGTCACTTACCTGCATTctgctttatttttataatttgtaCCTCAGCTAGTGATTTGTGATTTGAGCTAAAATTTTCTTAGTTTGGTTACATAATTTATTTGACTGATTGCATTTTGAAGATAATTCAGGTAGTTAGGCCACTGTAATCGAACAGGTAAATGTTATTAAACCCACAAACAACGGAGATCAAGATGTTATTACAAAATGTGAATATGACCCTGCatggatgtggtctttcatGCTTTATACCATTATGAGCTAGTTTATCTGCATGAAACTgcctttttatgttttatttttacaaaTGCTTCTTTTATAAGAGAAGCTATTGTCCTGGCTGAGCCTTTCTTTCAAGAGGTGGGATGCAAATTGTGCATTATAGAAGTCCAATTGCAACTTGGGCTACCAAGAATTCTCTAAAAACACACATCACAACTTTACTGATTCTGCTTGATCCTTGAGCCATGAGGCATTCACATGTCCAATAGCCTtgtatattaattttttatgctAATCTCATCTTTATTTTGCACCCACACTAGAAATTATCAATGGGCTTCGTGCAACTCTCATCTCTTATTTCACAGGCTGAGTATGTTATTGAAGCCCTGTGGAGCTGCCAGATATCAGAACGGCAAGTGTGCGTGAGATGGTGGAAACTCGGAAGGTGGATTCACGGCTTCCGCCTGCGTGACGAGTCCCACACTCGCATGATCTCTTTGGGGGATCTTGCAATGGCCAAAGAGGGGGAGGTTTTTGGGGTGCTTCACCGTGGAGCCATCCATGAGGTCTTGCGTGTCCAGATCTCAGTTCCTGTCCATAGACACACCCCATGGACTTTCTAAAGCCTGCAGAAGTAGGGAAGATGGATACAGTAATGCTCTTTATGCACAAGTATGTAAATATTATTAGTGCCATGTATATATGTACATCAGTGTTTATTCTTTTAAACATATGTATAGGTATTGTATGCCGGTACCCATGGAATGTATCTTTCAACTTGTGTAATGCTCTTCTGTTGGTTTAAACTTGCAATGCATTTGATTGAATGTTGGGAAGATAAAGTGCCAAGGATTGATCAGAATAAGAAGGGTGAAAATGCCTTCATACAGATCTGATACAATCCATCCATGTGGGGATCCTTGTGTACAATATGATAGGATTTTTGGAAGTGGTTTCATGACCAAATAAATGGTCATTCAAATTCAGTATCTGGGTGAATGTGAGTTCTGTGCAGGTGGGAGTGTAGTGAAAGAAAGCCTCTTACCAGTCCACACACAACACATTCATGGCCTGACTTGCTTCATTTTGCAATCCATGAACACAACAAAGTCTCAACTCACGAGATCTCGCTCAATGTATATTATATGCTGGAGTGATTAACATTTGTAGTGTTTTATGGTTAAATGAGTCACTGTTTGTATGTGGAACCTATTACACGGTTTCCCTTTAAGTCGCGACTTGGAAGTCACACTTCATCAAGCGTCTTGAACAGCAGAGACTTGAGATCATAAAAGCTGCAACTTGGGGATATGGCTTCTTTGTTCTACGAGTGGTCGTTACTGTTAAAGCTTCCACCAAATGGGACTTAGAATCGCAGTTTCCTTGCAACAAATTTGATTAGCTTTGACTGTTGCATAGAGTATCATCCTGACAAATTCATTTCTCATGTCATTGAGAATTTGAAACCATAATGCAGAAtttcaagcaaaaaaaaaaaaggaagtaaccagtgcacgaggctcctgccactgcaggtctggggagggtcataatgtacacagccttacccctgttttcacagagaggctgtttccagactcgaacctaatggagcaacctttccCGTTGCACCATAATGCAGAATTTCAACCAAGTAAACCATCAAATTAGCTTGAGGTACCATCCTTGGCCTGGTGATAATGTCTCCAGCTGTTGATAGAGGAGACCTGGGATCAGATCCCCCTCATGTCTGAGGGTTAGGTTTGAGAGAAGTATATGATTCGTGGGTGAATTAtccttatttggaaaaaaaaaatctcattgtATTGGTCTGATCATTTTTAATCTTTTTGATGAGAGGAAAATCTATTAGGAAACTAAGGAATAGAAATATTATTTGCATTCTCTACCTTTCAACTAGGTAATTTAATGACCTAACTGAAGTAGCTATACTATGGAGTAGAGTTACTTGCTTCTATTAACTTTCTTAATTCTTACAGAACGAAAGGATTTAAAGAGTATCTGAATATCTGTTAATAAGGTAAACATTGTTCATGGCCAGTCCTTTGTGTGATCAGGTTGTAACCAACTTTCCAACTGAGTTGAATCCATCCTGATTCCTACTCAATTGATGTCTTTCACTGCTGCATCTAATGGAAAGAATTTAAATAGCTTCAAGAAATCTCcttaccaaaaataataaattccaTTACTGCCAAGTGAAATTGCTGATCATATAtactttctttctataaacacaCAACAAAATTCAAGTGTTGGATGGAAAGTAGTGTCTTAACCTTTATTTACAATTTTTGTCATTGTATTGTCATCAGAAACTGTCAACAGTGGAAGAAACTCATTAGTTTCTTCCTTGAAGCAGTGAATAAgaggaaaaaatataaaaggaaagAGGAGCAAGCAGAGCAGATAAATTCTCATTCTTCTCATGGCAAGCGGTGTACTGCGATGACAGCCCCCCGTCGTCGGCGTGGTGGTGGGATACAGACTGCCATGAGCGCGAGAGTGATAACAACCAGCAAGAGAAGTCCTTTAATATCGAAATTTttatcatcaccaccaccaccaccacaacctccaccaccaccaccacaaccacaacCACAACAGTCGGAGAAGCAAAACTTCCCCATCTCCTGTACCAGCAACTGATGAGAGGagactcttcttctctttcagcCTCTGTTTCcaaatttcttttctcctctgcAGAAAGAACTGCAATGGAACAGTAAAATGGTCCTATCTATCTCTCAAGGTTCAATGAATAGACTTCTTAACTAATCACTTCCAGATCAAACGTCCTTTtcagttctttttctttatggTTTCTTAATGGTTGTCACACTTCAACTGTTGAAACACATCATGAAGACAGATGGGACAAAATTTGGAAAAACATAAATACTGCAATTTTAAATTTCACAGTAGATGGAAGAAGTCAAGAAGGGTTTTGTGAAGCTCACAGCAACAACTGTGACGCAGCTCCTTGGCATCCAAGGATTTTAAATGTGGAATTGAGAGTCTCCGAATCGGTCAGAATTggacccaaaaaccctagaattaatcGTTTCAGAATATTCAATTGAGATCGGTCACCAGTTACCCCAGATGCTGATTCGAATCAACCAATTCGATTTTGACCATCcgtaaaatagaaagaaaaaagaattccaACACGTGAATTATTATAACAGCTCTAAGGTTAGCATTCGTGggctattttattttatctaacAAGGTATTCAGagtttgattcatttttttcaaaactaaaCGTGAAGaggagtgttgagatgttgaGAATTAGCCCTTGACTAGTTACATTTTTTTCAGGGGAAAAAAGAGAACTTTTTTATTGATGAACTATTCATCCTCCATGGATCATGCTGGCACAAATCTTTTTATTGATCCATGTAAATTCCAACCACTGAGCACACTTAAGCTGAAGAAATCTCATGGCGAGTGGTGTACTGTGACGACAGCCCGGCGTTGGCGTGGTAGTGGGATACAGATGACCATGAGTGTGAGAGTGATAACAACCAGCAAGAGAAGTCCTTTGAGATCCAAATTGTCATCAACAGACTCTAAGCAACAAATCTTCCCCATCTCCTCCACCAGCAACTGATGAGAGGAGACACTCTCCTCCTTCAGTCTCAATTTCTAAATTTCTACTTTCCTTAGCAGAAAGAAAGGTGAATAGAGACATGAGATGCAATAGTAAAATGGTCCTTTTATCTCCCATtggt
The sequence above is a segment of the Telopea speciosissima isolate NSW1024214 ecotype Mountain lineage chromosome 7, Tspe_v1, whole genome shotgun sequence genome. Coding sequences within it:
- the LOC122669536 gene encoding double-stranded RNA-binding protein 2-like, producing MYKNQLQELAQRSCFNLPSYACIREGPDHAPRFKATVNFNGENFESPTFCTTLRQAEHSAAEVALNTLSKRGPSRFLAARVLDETGVYKNLLQETSHRAGLNLPVYTTVRSGPGHVPVFSCTVELAGMSFTGETAKTKKQAQKNAAMAAWSALKQMSYQGSSSSAWLESEGNEEQEQVVVARTLASLCPAEANRSTQNDRQRGRRRTAPFRRLTRPASTNVALYSTQYQNWNYSKPEFAMYQMWPQEQASQQQTRLLTVPVAPISPPGPRIVPFIQSILQPEHGQYVPVRDQEPIHPVPGATMSNSGPSLFFSNPLMPVAVGSRSQVTKQEIQVDRTQMGEEWLHGDADGDGRKMNIQSNVSGFFPFEAPNAPVSGDSRAEALLQETKQEVDKQKNVDSDPSIVHTVQLEGGQSGHFEWTAQGYTDAGYGLRATNPGQAEFHLRQLQGLDLSQSSPRPHHPPQVSPMMVRGFRVPSTEAPVTVKTVGPASSVNPSSAQVPARIGFRTAVPACSPRPWRGGMMTGRMPSNMMAPAVQIRSVVPVCAAPPAKKIPEAGKDGFLSIAGEGTTELEDVKVASLELGKLRI
- the LOC122668164 gene encoding uncharacterized protein LOC122668164; its protein translation is MNQLVWTVSSLPEDIAFKIASLLQVSDLCSLGSCSRFWREFCASDSIWIFLFRERWPSMVFSKAHFLNVDDRSSDGAGEQFSSTKGWRTFYINRHIEMANRAAIIAKFVKQCSPSESLEAGDYLKAIEDLCSIEMGFMDVQMFLFASKHNVLLNLIGLHYSIFFLGVPAEYVIEALWSCQISERQVCVRWWKLGRWIHGFRLRDESHTRMISLGDLAMAKEGEVFGVLHRGAIHEVLRVQISVPVHRHTPWTF